The following proteins come from a genomic window of Noviherbaspirillum sp. L7-7A:
- a CDS encoding phosphoribulokinase — MSERYPIIAITGSSGAGTTSVTRTFENIFRRENLSATIIEGDSFHRYNRQEMKERQIEAEKSGDRNFSHFGPDTNLFAELEGLFRSYGESGTGRRRKYLHDAEEAAPYDQKPGTFTPWEDIERGTDLLFYEGLHGAVVHGDIDIAKHPDLLIGVVPVINLEWIQKLWRDKSKRGYSTEAVTDTILRRMPDYVNYICPQFAHTHVNFQRVPCVDTSNPFIARDIPAPDESFVVIRFANPKGIDFQYLLNMVKDSFMSRANTIVVPGGKMELAMQLIFTPFIWRMMDRKKRAMSQL, encoded by the coding sequence ATGTCAGAACGCTATCCCATCATCGCCATCACCGGCTCCTCCGGCGCCGGCACTACCTCGGTGACGCGCACCTTCGAGAACATCTTCCGGCGCGAGAACCTCAGCGCCACCATCATCGAGGGCGACAGCTTCCACCGCTACAACCGCCAGGAAATGAAGGAAAGACAGATCGAGGCGGAAAAGAGCGGCGACCGCAACTTCAGTCATTTCGGACCGGATACCAACCTGTTCGCCGAACTCGAGGGCCTGTTTCGCAGCTACGGCGAAAGCGGCACCGGCCGCCGCCGCAAATACTTGCACGATGCCGAGGAGGCCGCGCCCTATGACCAGAAGCCCGGCACCTTCACGCCCTGGGAAGACATCGAGCGCGGCACCGACCTGCTGTTCTACGAAGGCCTGCACGGCGCGGTGGTGCATGGCGACATCGACATCGCCAAGCATCCGGACCTGCTGATCGGCGTGGTGCCGGTGATCAACCTGGAATGGATACAGAAGCTGTGGCGCGACAAGTCCAAGCGCGGCTACTCGACCGAAGCCGTAACCGACACCATCCTGCGGCGCATGCCCGACTATGTGAACTACATCTGCCCGCAATTCGCCCATACCCATGTGAACTTCCAGCGGGTGCCGTGCGTGGACACCTCCAATCCCTTCATTGCGCGCGACATACCGGCGCCGGACGAAAGCTTCGTGGTGATCCGCTTCGCCAATCCCAAGGGCATCGACTTCCAGTACCTGCTCAACATGGTGAAGGACTCCTTCATGTCGCGGGCCAACACCATCGTGGTGCCGGGCGGGAAGATGGAACTGGCGATGCAGCTGATCTTCACGCCCTTTATCTGGCGGATGATGGACCGCAAGAAGCGCGCAATGAGCCAACTCTAG